A window of Strigops habroptila isolate Jane chromosome 5, bStrHab1.2.pri, whole genome shotgun sequence contains these coding sequences:
- the CPN1 gene encoding carboxypeptidase N catalytic chain, with protein sequence MPRWLRSLVGALLLLEGAAALSFLHHRYEEMVQALFRVQSQCPYVTRIYSIGRSVEGRHLYVLEFSDYPGIHEPLEPEFKYVGNMHGNEVLGRELLLQLSEFLCEEYRRGNERITRLIHDTRIHIMPSMNPDGYEVAAKQGPDSNGYLTGRNNANGVDLNRNFPDLNTFMYYSGEISGPNHHIPLPDNWKSQVEPETLAVIQWISSYNFVLSANLHGGAVVANYPYDKSQDQRFRSHRRTVNTPTPDDKLFQKLAKTYSYAHGWMHRGWNCGDYFADGITNGASWYSLSKGMQDFNYLYTNCFEITLELSCNKFPPEEDLERQWMANREALVAFIEEVHQGIKGMVSDENNNGIAGAVISVQGISHDITSGNMGDYFRLLLPGTYTVTASAEGYQPQTITTTVGPAAPSLVHFQLKKDVVRKPLERKNSGTRMNNKALQKKVVPRATRLGTRR encoded by the exons ATGCCTCGGTGGCTGCGGTCCCTCGTGGGAGCGCTGCTCCTGCTCGAGGGGGCGGCCGCCCTCAGCTTCCTCCACCATCGCTACGAGGAGATGGTGCAGGCCCTGTTCCGCGTGCAGAGCCAGTGCCCCTACGTCACCCGCATCTACAGCATCGGCCGCAGCGTCGAGGGCCGACACCTCTATGTGCTGGAGTTCAGCGACTACCCGGGCATCCATGAGCCCT TGGAGCCGGAGTTCAAGTATGTTGGGAACATGCACGGGAACGAGGTGCTGGGCcgtgagctgctgctgcagctctcagaGTTCCTGTGTGAGGAGTACCGCCGGGGCAACGAGCGGATCACCCGCCTCATCCACGACACGCGCATCCACATCATGCCCTCCATGAACCCCGATGGGTACGAAGTGGCTGCCAAGCAG GGCCCAGACAGCAATGGATACTTAACAGGGAGGAACAACGCCAACGGAGTGGACTTGAATCGCAACTTTCCCGACCTCAACACATTCATGTACTACAGTGGGGAAATCAGTGGGCCAAATCACCATATCCCTCTGCCAGACAACTGGAAAAGCCAG GTGGAGCCAGAGACGCTGGCTGTGATCCAGTGGATCAGCAGCTACAACTTTGTACTGTCAGCCAATCTGCACGGTGGAGCAGTGGTGGCAAATTACCCCTATGACAAGTCTCAGGACCAGCGGTTCAGGAGCCACCGGCGCACGGTCAACACTCCTACGCCTGATGACAAGTTGTTTCAGAAG CTGGCCAAGACCTACTCCTATGCCCATGGATGGATGCACCGTGGCTGGAACTGTGGGGACTACTTTGCCGATGGCATCACGAATGGGGCATCCTGGTACTCGCTCAGCAAAG GCATGCAAGACTTCAATTACCTCTACACCAACTGCTTTGAAATCACcctggagctgagctgcaatAAGTTCCCCCCTGAGGAGGACCTGGAGCGGCAGTGGATGGCCAACAGGGAGGCCCTTGTTGCTTTCATTGAAGAG gTTCACCAGGGCATCAAAGGGATGGTGTCAGACGAGAACAACAACGGAATTGCAGGAGCAGTGATTTCTGTTCAGGGAATCAGCCACGACATCACCTCTG GTAATATGGGGGATTATTtccggctgctgctgcctggcactTACACTGTCACAGCCTCTGCAGAGGGGTACCAGCCCCAGACGATTACAACAACTGTGGGCCCAGCTGCACCTTCACTG GTACATTTCCAGCTCAAAAAAGATGTGGTGAGGAAGCCCCTGGAGCGTAAAAACTCAGGAACACGCATGAACAACAAAGCCCTTCAGAAGAAGGTAGTGCCAAGAGCCACCCGCCTGGGGACCCGAAGATGA